GCAGGCGCAGATCGACGCCCGCGGCCATTACCTGCTGAGCAACGACGCGCTGCATGGCTTCCGGGCCATCGTCGCCGAACTGGATTACCAGCCTGAGCAACCGCTGTCGCTGACGCCGGATCTGTGTGCCGCACTGAAGGTCACCGATGGCAGCACGATCAGGGTGATAGCCCTGTGAACCGCCACCGGCTGCACACCCAACGACAGTGCCCGAACCGGCGCGTACAAGGAGTTACCGCATGATCGTCCGTCCGGTCAAAGTCAGCGACCTGCCAGCACTGATGACCCTGGTGCAACAGGCCGGCCCGGGGTTCACCACCCTCCCGGCCAATGAGGATCGCCTCGCCCACCGGGTGCGTTGGGCCCAGCGCGCGTTTTCCGGACAAGTGGAACGGGCCGACGCCGATTATCTGTTCGTGCTTGAAGATGACGACCTGCGGGTGATCGGCGTCAGCGCCCTGACCGGCGCGGTAGGCTTGCGCGAGCCGTGGTACAACTACCGAGTCGGCCTGACCGTGAGTTCGGCACCGGATCTGGGCATTTCGCGGCAGATCCCCACGCTGTTTCTCAATAACGAGCTGACCGGCCAGTCGGAACTGTGTTCGCTGTTCCTTCAGCATGAGCAACGCCATGGCAACAATGGACGGCTGCTGTCGCTCGGGCGGCTGCTGTTCGTGGCCGAGTTTCCGCAACTGTTTGGCGAGAAGATGATCGCCGAACTGCGCGGCAGTGCCGATGAACTCGGTTGCTCGCCGTTCTGGGACAGTCTGGGCCGGCATTTCTTCCAGATGGACTTCAGCCATGCTGACCACTTGTCGGGTCTGGGCAACAAGTCGTTCATCGCCGAACTGATGCCGCGCCAGCCGTTGTACACCTGCATGCTCACCGAACAGGCACAGGCGGCCATCGGCCAGGCGCATCCCAATACCGAGCCCGCGCTGAAGATACTGCGCGAAGAAGGATTTGTGCATAAGGGCTACATCGACATCTTCGACGGTGGCCCGGTGATCGAAGCACCGATCGGCAACATTCGTACCGTGCGCGACAGCCTGGCGCTGACCCTGAGTCTCGGCACGCCGGACGATCAGGCACCGTTGTGGCTGATCCACAACCGGCGCTTGGAGAACTGCCGCATCACCGTGGCCCCCGGTCGTCTGGTCGGCAATACCCTGGTGGTCGATCGCCTCACCGCCAAGCGCCTGCAACTGCAACCGGGCAATTCGGTGCGCGCCGTGCTGCTGCCCAGGCAACAGCAACAGGCGGTAGCGGCCTGATCCGCGGTTTAGCCAGTGAAAATCCGCTGACTGCCGATGAAACCTTTCAGCCGCTGGATCCTTCATCGACGCCTCACTCGCAAATTCGTCATGAACCTTGACCCATTCGCGTGATAGCCTTTTCATTCTTCGGCGTTGACACCTTTGCTCAAGCCGTTCCATTCCTTTGTATTGGTGGAACTCGTATGACCAGGCTTTCCCATCAAGATTTGCGCCGTAACTTCCGTCAATTGCTGGCTTCCGACACCTGCTACCACACCGCCTCGGTGTTCGACCCGATGTCCGCGCGCATTGCCGCAGACCTGGGTTTTGAAGTGGGGATCCTCGGCGGCTCCGTGGCCTCGCTGCAGGTGCTGGGCGCCCCCGACTTTGCCCTGATCACCCTCAGCGAATTCGCCGAACAGGCCACCCGCATCGGCCGCGTTGCCCAGTTGCCAGTGATCGCCGACGCCGACCACGGTTACGGCAACGCCCTCAACGTGATGCGCACCATCGTCGAACTGGAGCGCGCCGGCGTCGCCGCCCTGACCATCGAAGACACCCTGCTGCCGGCGCAATTCGGCCGTAAGTCCACCGACCTGATCTCGGTCGCCGAAGGCGTCGGCAAGATCCGCGCGGCGCTGGAAGCCCGGGTCGATTCGGAAATGGCAATCATCGCCCGCACCAATGCCGGCATTCTGCCGAATCAGGAAATCATCAGCCGCACCAAGCAGTATCAGGCCGCCGGTGCCGACGGCATCTGCATGGTCGGGGTGCAGGACTTCGATCAGCTCGAGCAAATCGCCGAACACCTGACGGTCCCGCTGATGCTGGTGACCTACGGCAACCCGGCGCTGCGCGACGACAAGCGCCTGGCCGAACTCGGGGTGCGCGTGACCATCGACGGCCACGGCGCCTACTTCGCCGCGATCAAGGCGACCTACGACAGCCTGCGCGAACAACGCCAGATCTTCACCCAGGCCTCGGACCTGAGCGCCACCGAGCTGACGCACACCTATACCCAGCCTGAGGATTACATTCTGTGGGCGAAGGAATACATGAGCGTCAAGGAATAAGCTGCGGCCAGGTCTGGCCCCTTCGCGAGCAAGCCCGCTCCCACAGTGGATTTTCAGTGAACACAGCATGGGTGTTGAACACAGATCCCATGCAGGAGTGAGCCTGCTCGCGATGACGTCAGCACATTCAACACCCATTTAGCCTGACCCGCCGCCTTCGCGAGCAAGCCCGCTCCCACAGTGGATCTTCAGTGAACACAGCAGTGGTGTTGAACACAGATCCCATGTAGGAGTGAGCCTGCTCGCGAGGACGTCGGCACATTCAACACCCATTTAGCCTGACCCGCCGCCTTCGCGAGCAAGCCCGCTCCCACAGTGGATCTTCAGTGAACACAGCAGTGGTGTTCGGCGCAGATCCATTGTGGGAGCGAGCTTGCTCGCGAAGGCGTCAGTTGCAGCACCGCCAATCCGAGGGAGTCAGCGCTTGGCCAGTTCCATGATCATCCGCGACAACAGATAAATCCGCGGCGCCACGCTCGCCACTTCGGCGTATTCCTCAGGCGTGTGGATATTGCCGCCGACAATCCCGAAACCGTCCAGCGTCGGCGTACCCACCCCGGCGGACAGGCTGGCATCCGCCGCGCCACCACTGCCCTCTTCGGTCAGCTTGCGGCCGATCTCGCCGTAAATCCCTTGGGCCATGGCCATCAAGCGATCCGACTCCGCCGTTTGCGGCATCGGTGGCAGGCCGCGTTTGAGGCTGGTGGTGACTTCGGTTTCAGCGATCAGCTTATCCTGCGACACTCGCGCCAGGTCTTTCTCGATCCGGTCGAACTCTTCCGGCACCGCCGCACGCACGTCAGCCTTGGCGGTGGCGTGATCCGGGATCACGTTGGTGCGATCACCGGCCTGAAGCACGGTGAAGTTGATCGTGGTTTTCTTCGCTTCGTCGCCGAGTTTGCCCAGTTGCAGAATCTGGTGCGCCGCTTCCATCGCCGCGTTCCGCCCCAGTTCCGGCGCGACTCCGGCGTGCGCCGCCTTGCCTTTGACCTCGACCAGCGCCGTCGCGCTGCCTTTGCGCCATACCACCAACCCATCGGCCGGACGCCCAGGTTCAAGGTTGAGGGTCACGTCATGCGCCTTGGCGGTTTTCTTGATCAGGTCGGTGGCGACGTCGGAGCCGGTTTCCTCGCTGGCGTCAAGCAGGAAGGTGATTTGCGCGTAATCCTTGAAGTCGAGGTTCTTCAGAATTTTCAGCGCGTAGATCCCGGCGACGATGCCGCCCTTGTCGTCCATCACCCCGGGCCCGTAGGCGCGGCCGTCCTTGATGTGGAACGGGCGCTCGGCCGCGGAGCCTTCCTTGAACACCGTGTCCATGTGCGCCATCAAAAGGATTTTTGCCTTGCCGGTGCCTTTGAAGGTGGCCAGCACATGATTGGATTTTTCCGGGGTATTGGGCACCAGTTCGATGGTGGCGCCGAGCTTCTTCAGCTCATCGATGGCGATCTCGCTGACTTGTTTCAGGCCCGGTTCATAACCGGAACCGGAGTCGATGTTGACCAGCCGTTCCAGCAGTTTCAGGGCTTCGGGCTGATACTGCTCGGCATCCGCCAGCACATGCTTGTGCGGTTCGGCGAAGGCGCTGGCGGAGCTGAGGACGAGGGACAGGCCGAGGCTGGCGGCCAGCAGCGAGCGGGAAAATGAGAACGTCATGAATCGATCCTTGTTTCGCGTCGGGGGGACTCAAACCGTACCTGACATCGACGCAAGGCTCTATACCGGATGCGACATCTCTGCGGCCGACACCGAACACTTGTAGGCCTTCGCCTGCTCGCGACAGCGGAGTGTCAGCCGACATCAATGCCGCTAACAGAACGCCTTCGCGAGCAAGCCCGCTCCCACAGGGGACGGCGGTGATAGATCAGACCGAATCGAGCAGTTCCTGCTTCGGCAGATCATCACTGTTGCAGATCACCCGATTGCGCCCGCTCGCCTTGGCCTCGTACAGCGCCTGATCCGCATCATTGAGCCAACGGGTCGCGTCGCCGTGTGCCGGTTCGTAAGCCGCCAGACCAATGCTCAGACTGACCTTGAGCGCCGGGTTCTGCTCGTAACCCAGGGTGGCGAAACGCTCGCGCAAGGCTTCCATGGCCTGCGCGGCATTGAACAGCGGCAGGTCAGGCAGGATCACGCAAAACTCGTCGCCGCCATAGCGCCCGGCGACGTCCGCAGCGCGCAGGTTCTGCTTGAGCATTTTGCTCAACTGGCGCAGCACGATGTCACCCGCCACATGCCCGTAGGTGTCGTTGATCGCCTTGAAGTGATCGATGTCGATCAACGCGATCGCTGCGCCCTGCTGCTGCCGACGGCAACGTTGAAAGGCGATTTCCAGTTGATCCTTCCACGCGCCGTGATTGAGCAGTCCGGTGAGGCTGTCGGTGCGGCTCAGGGCCAGCAGCTCACGCTTGTGCAGGCCCAGCGTGTAGGCCTGGCGAAAGCAGATCCAGCCCAGCGCCAACGGGTACAGCATCAGCAACGGCAGACACGCGTACAGCTGCGGAGGCGAAGTTTGCGGGATGAACGCCGGGGCGAAAACCACCAGGCCGACGCCGATACCGAGGATCTGCGCCGCCAGGCCTGCGGCGAGAAAACGTAATCCGCCGATGGCGACGTTATTCATCGCCATCATCGAAATGGTCGTGGCACTGGGCAGCGGATTGAACTGCATGGCGGCGACCCAGAAGCCGCCCATAAAGGCATCAACCAACAGATTGCGGTGTTCCGCATGGTAAGGAACGCTGGCACGACGGGCCCATTGAAACGCCAGGTGCGGCCAGAGCAGGCCATTGCACAGCATCAACGCCCAGACCCACAGCGGCGGGTCTAGCGGGTACATCGCCGCGCTCACGCACAACAGCCCCAGCACCAGCCCGAGGGTTCGCGATGTATAAAGCCTCCTGGCCAATGAAAGTCCCTTTCCCCCCTTGTTTCGCATAAGGGCCTCGACCACTCAACGGAACCTGCGAACACCGTCAGACGGATGTGCTGGAAGTCTAACAGGCAGCCGTTAAATAGCTATCACCGGCCAGCCGCTGAATACCGCGCCATCGCCGTCGCGCACAGGGCAAATTTTTAGCTATACCTGAAAGGACGAAAACGGAAAAACGACTATAAGAAGGAGGCCCATGCAGACCTACCGAGTGTTGATCATCGGCAGCGGATTTGGCGGCCAATGTGCGGCGGTCAACTTGCTCAAGGCCGGAATCGACGATTTTCGCTTGCTGGAAAGAAGGGACTTTTTCGGCGGCACCTGGTGCCAGAACACCTACCCCGGCGCGGCGGTGGATGTGCCGTCGCCGCTGTACTCGTTGTCGTTTGCGCCATTTCCCTGGACGCAGATGTTCGCCGCCCAGGCCGAATTGCATCGCTACACCGAACACGTCATCGAGCGCTTCGGCCTGCGCGAGCGCGTGGCGCTGCAAACCAACGTCGAACGCATCGAATGGGACGACGCCGAAAAGCGCTGGGCGGTGCATACCAGCAAGGGGATTTTTTACGCGCAGTTCGTGATCAACGCCTCCGGGCCGTTGAGCCAACCGGTAATCCCACCCTTTCCCGGCCTGGATCGCTTTCAGGGCAAGACTTTTCATACCAACAATTGGGATCACAGCTACGACTACCGCGGTAAACGCGTGGCCATCGTCGGCAGCGGCGCCAGTGCCGCCCAGGTGATTCCGGCGATTGCTGCCGAAGTCGAGCAATTGCACGTGTTCCAGCGCACGCCACATTGGGTGCTGCCGCGCGCCGATCGCACGTTCGGGCCTTTCCAGCGCTGGCTGCTGGGTGTCAAACCGGCGTACAAGCTGCTGCGCTGGCTGCTCTACTGGCAATTCGAAACCCGGGTTATCGCCTTCAAATATTCGAAACCGGCGATTCACCTGGTCCAGCGCCAGGCCCTGCGCTTTCTCAAGCAACAGGTGCCGGACCCGGTATTGCGCGCAAAACTCACCCCGGACTTCACCATCGGCTGCAAGCGCATTCTGCTGTCCAGCACCTATTACCCGGCGCTGACCCGGCCCAACGTCACGTTGCACAGCCGCGAACAAGGCATCGCCGCGCTCGATGAAACCGGGATCACCACCACCGACGGCCAGCACATCGACGTCGATCTGATCGTCTGGTCGACCGGCTACGACGCCACCGACGGCGTGGTCTCCTACCCGGTGACCGGCAGGCACGGCGTGCAACTCAAGGATGTCTGGGCGCAGTACCCGCGCGCCTACCTGGGCACCAGCCTGCCGGACTTTCCCAACCTGTTTATCGTCACCGGGCCCAACACCGGCATCGGGCATACCTCGGCGCTGTTCATCATCGAAGCGCAGATGAATTACATCCTCGACTGCATCCACACCCTGCAGTCAAAAGGCCTGCGCAGCATCGAAGTGCGCCCCGCAGCGGAACGTACCTACACTGCAATGATCCACCGTGAGATGGAACGCACGGTGTGGAAGTCCGGCGGCTGTCACAGTTGGTATCAGAGCAAGAGCGGTCATGTGATCGCGATATTTCCGGGCTTCAGTTTCAGCTACTACCGGTTGACCCGGACGCTGAAACCGGCTGACCACATTCTGTCCTGAACACGTAAAAGGAAGACGTCGATGCTTGTGCTGTTTGTCGCTCTCGCGGTTTTCGTGGCCTGGAGCTGGTTGAGTTATCCAGCGATCGGCCATTGGTTGTACGACCTGAGCACGGCGCTCGAGGCCAAGTTGTACAAGTTGCACAAAATCGAGGTGCCGATTGCCGAAATGACCGTCTCGACCTGGCAGGGTGGTCCCTATGAAGCGGCCAGCGCGATCCTGATGCTGCACGGCTACAGCGCCGAGAAGAATCTGTGGCTGCGCTTCGCCAGGCATTTTGTCCGCCAGTACCGGGTGATCATTCCGGACATCGCCGGTCATGGGGAAACCGGGTTCAAGGCCGGTGGCGGCTACGACATTGCGCTGCAGGCCAAGCGCATGATCCAGCTGCTGGACGTGTGCGGCGTGGAGAAAGTCCACGTGATCGGCAACTCCATGGGTGGCTACATCGCGGCATGGCTGGCAGCAACTTACCCGGAGCGGATCGCCTCGGTGGCGCTGATCGACCCGGCCGGCGTCACTGCACCGCAGGCCAGCGACATGGAGCGCCACCTCGCCCGTGGGCATAACCCGTTCCTGATCAACTCCCGGGAAGAGTTCCGCCAGTTTTATGCGATGACCATGGCCTCGCCGCCGTGGGTGCCCGGGCTGGTGCTGGACGCCATCGCCCAGCGATACGAACGCCAGCGTGATGAACTGGAAGAGATCTTCCGCGACTTCCGCGCCAGCCCGCCGATGGAGCCGAAACTGGCCGATATCAAATGCCCGGCGCTGCTGCTGTGGGGGCGCAAGGACCGCTTGATCGACGTCAGCAGCGTGCCGGTGTGGAGCAAGGGCATCGCCAATCTGCGGGTCGAAGTGTGGGATGGTGTCGGACACATGCCGATGGTCGAACAACCGGGGAACACCGCACGGTTGTATCGGGAGTTTCTGGGCAATCAGCGATGAGTCCCAACACTATCCTTGTGGAGAGGGGATTTATCCCCGATGGGTTGCGCAGCAGCCCCAGTTCCAGCACTAAGCTGAATCAGACACACCGCAT
The Pseudomonas fluorescens genome window above contains:
- the astA gene encoding arginine N-succinyltransferase codes for the protein MIVRPVKVSDLPALMTLVQQAGPGFTTLPANEDRLAHRVRWAQRAFSGQVERADADYLFVLEDDDLRVIGVSALTGAVGLREPWYNYRVGLTVSSAPDLGISRQIPTLFLNNELTGQSELCSLFLQHEQRHGNNGRLLSLGRLLFVAEFPQLFGEKMIAELRGSADELGCSPFWDSLGRHFFQMDFSHADHLSGLGNKSFIAELMPRQPLYTCMLTEQAQAAIGQAHPNTEPALKILREEGFVHKGYIDIFDGGPVIEAPIGNIRTVRDSLALTLSLGTPDDQAPLWLIHNRRLENCRITVAPGRLVGNTLVVDRLTAKRLQLQPGNSVRAVLLPRQQQQAVAA
- a CDS encoding isocitrate lyase/PEP mutase family protein, whose amino-acid sequence is MTRLSHQDLRRNFRQLLASDTCYHTASVFDPMSARIAADLGFEVGILGGSVASLQVLGAPDFALITLSEFAEQATRIGRVAQLPVIADADHGYGNALNVMRTIVELERAGVAALTIEDTLLPAQFGRKSTDLISVAEGVGKIRAALEARVDSEMAIIARTNAGILPNQEIISRTKQYQAAGADGICMVGVQDFDQLEQIAEHLTVPLMLVTYGNPALRDDKRLAELGVRVTIDGHGAYFAAIKATYDSLREQRQIFTQASDLSATELTHTYTQPEDYILWAKEYMSVKE
- a CDS encoding M20/M25/M40 family metallo-hydrolase, which gives rise to MTFSFSRSLLAASLGLSLVLSSASAFAEPHKHVLADAEQYQPEALKLLERLVNIDSGSGYEPGLKQVSEIAIDELKKLGATIELVPNTPEKSNHVLATFKGTGKAKILLMAHMDTVFKEGSAAERPFHIKDGRAYGPGVMDDKGGIVAGIYALKILKNLDFKDYAQITFLLDASEETGSDVATDLIKKTAKAHDVTLNLEPGRPADGLVVWRKGSATALVEVKGKAAHAGVAPELGRNAAMEAAHQILQLGKLGDEAKKTTINFTVLQAGDRTNVIPDHATAKADVRAAVPEEFDRIEKDLARVSQDKLIAETEVTTSLKRGLPPMPQTAESDRLMAMAQGIYGEIGRKLTEEGSGGAADASLSAGVGTPTLDGFGIVGGNIHTPEEYAEVASVAPRIYLLSRMIMELAKR
- a CDS encoding diguanylate cyclase, whose amino-acid sequence is MRNKGGKGLSLARRLYTSRTLGLVLGLLCVSAAMYPLDPPLWVWALMLCNGLLWPHLAFQWARRASVPYHAEHRNLLVDAFMGGFWVAAMQFNPLPSATTISMMAMNNVAIGGLRFLAAGLAAQILGIGVGLVVFAPAFIPQTSPPQLYACLPLLMLYPLALGWICFRQAYTLGLHKRELLALSRTDSLTGLLNHGAWKDQLEIAFQRCRRQQQGAAIALIDIDHFKAINDTYGHVAGDIVLRQLSKMLKQNLRAADVAGRYGGDEFCVILPDLPLFNAAQAMEALRERFATLGYEQNPALKVSLSIGLAAYEPAHGDATRWLNDADQALYEAKASGRNRVICNSDDLPKQELLDSV
- a CDS encoding flavin-containing monooxygenase produces the protein MQTYRVLIIGSGFGGQCAAVNLLKAGIDDFRLLERRDFFGGTWCQNTYPGAAVDVPSPLYSLSFAPFPWTQMFAAQAELHRYTEHVIERFGLRERVALQTNVERIEWDDAEKRWAVHTSKGIFYAQFVINASGPLSQPVIPPFPGLDRFQGKTFHTNNWDHSYDYRGKRVAIVGSGASAAQVIPAIAAEVEQLHVFQRTPHWVLPRADRTFGPFQRWLLGVKPAYKLLRWLLYWQFETRVIAFKYSKPAIHLVQRQALRFLKQQVPDPVLRAKLTPDFTIGCKRILLSSTYYPALTRPNVTLHSREQGIAALDETGITTTDGQHIDVDLIVWSTGYDATDGVVSYPVTGRHGVQLKDVWAQYPRAYLGTSLPDFPNLFIVTGPNTGIGHTSALFIIEAQMNYILDCIHTLQSKGLRSIEVRPAAERTYTAMIHREMERTVWKSGGCHSWYQSKSGHVIAIFPGFSFSYYRLTRTLKPADHILS
- a CDS encoding alpha/beta fold hydrolase, which codes for MLVLFVALAVFVAWSWLSYPAIGHWLYDLSTALEAKLYKLHKIEVPIAEMTVSTWQGGPYEAASAILMLHGYSAEKNLWLRFARHFVRQYRVIIPDIAGHGETGFKAGGGYDIALQAKRMIQLLDVCGVEKVHVIGNSMGGYIAAWLAATYPERIASVALIDPAGVTAPQASDMERHLARGHNPFLINSREEFRQFYAMTMASPPWVPGLVLDAIAQRYERQRDELEEIFRDFRASPPMEPKLADIKCPALLLWGRKDRLIDVSSVPVWSKGIANLRVEVWDGVGHMPMVEQPGNTARLYREFLGNQR